In Desulfomicrobium apsheronum, one genomic interval encodes:
- a CDS encoding transposase domain-containing protein produces AAENAIRPVALGRKNWLFAGAPKGADASAMLFSLVETAKANEIEPQAYLKFLFERFPAAQTTEEIKALMPQHVDKSLLPSLPKPKPRKK; encoded by the coding sequence CGCGGCCGAGAACGCCATCCGTCCCGTGGCCCTAGGCCGTAAGAACTGGCTCTTTGCCGGAGCACCCAAGGGTGCCGACGCCAGCGCCATGCTCTTTTCCTTGGTGGAAACCGCCAAAGCCAACGAGATCGAGCCCCAAGCCTACCTGAAATTCCTTTTCGAACGATTCCCCGCCGCGCAGACCACGGAAGAAATAAAGGCACTCATGCCCCAGCACGTGGACAAATCCCTTCTCCCAAGCCTCCCCAAGCCCAAGCCGCGCAAAAAGTAA